The Anastrepha obliqua isolate idAnaObli1 chromosome 5, idAnaObli1_1.0, whole genome shotgun sequence DNA window AAGTTTAAAACCAATGAAGGCCAGACAAGTTGATCTTTTAGGCTTAAAATGTGTATTTATCGAAACTTATAAAACCATTATGCTTCGAActttgtactcgtatgtaccGTACCATGTACCATGCATGTTTTTATGTTTATGATCGTTAAGTTTAGAAAACTTTTATAAACGCTGCTCTTTATTATCTCTTTTGGAGGTATGAAATACGCTCACGCGCTTCCCTATTCACTGAACTCCATATGTTCATCTTCATCCCCTTCGACCTCCTCGTCAGAATTATTATCATTACTGGAATGCAACGTTATTTCGATTTCGATGACAGAATTGTTGTGATGTCCGTCGCCGCCTGCTTCTTCATCCGCTAATACTTCTGTACTAGAAGCATGTTCGATGAACAAAGTATTAGATTGGTTTTGCAAAGTTGAGTGACTGTTATTAGGAGTATTTCCAGTAGCCGATACCTCGTTTATGGAAAAGACCTCGTCGCTTCCATtagaatcaaaaaaattaaaagctgcGGATGAACGTTGGCATAGCTTCGGcgaattattatcattttctgAAGATTGAATTTTGTTTGGCTGCACCAAAAAATCTTTCCTACAGACATCACTACAttgtttttcacatttaaattgtGTTCCATTAATACAACTTGGTTTTGCATCTTCATTTTTTCcttgacaaaattttgtttcatttaagtCTTTAGTTGAAGCTCTGCAAAGACCATTCACAAATCCACATGGCAGCGTAGTTGCTTGCGCTTCTGGTTCTGGTACTGTATGCTCTTGGTTAGGGGGAGAGTTAATCTTTTGATGGCATTCTTCACATATACTACCAACACTGTTCTTTCGAGAATTACACACAGTTGAGGTTAAAGAATAAGAGTCCCTTCCGAAAACTTTTGCTTCTTGTTGATTGTGAATTGGCAGAAAAGATTGATTTTGATTGTGACCAAGACTTGAACTGCGGAATCTTCTATCAACTATGACATTATCTCTGCCTCTTAAATTTCGTCTGGTGCTACAACTAGAACGATGAAAACCATATGGTTGATTTCTTGGCCTGTTCCTTATCAATTCTACAAGGTTAACACTTTGTTTCACACGATATCTTCGTAATTTTTCATGCTTCATATTGATAAAAGATGGCCCCCCTTCTAATCTGCGaatgttttaaatattgtttgaaaCTCAAAATTTTGTGTTGTTATAATCGAATTTCAACCGCAGAATAAATTTCCTAAAGTCTAATGCCAAAAGTCGAAATTTcacttttagttttaattgatttaataTTATAGAAATTCAATGCAAATTTGATGCCACGTAGGTCTacagttgttaaaattttacagtGATATCTTTATGCCATATGCAAATTAATATATCTCTGTTTATTATGTACACACTCCTGAACCGTTCATCCGATTACGATGAAACTTTGGTGAACTTTTGTCTGTACGCCAAGATGTTATAAATTCGCAGGTGGCGTTGAAGCcgaaatatttataagaatCCAATTTGTATATGGATATATTCGTTACTTAAAAGTAAAATGGCCTAATAGGGAAATCAAAATCTGTTGCAGGTAATCATTATTCAGTAATCATAGCTTCTATTCCAaagtaattcaattaaaaatcgtAAGTAAATTATCCGGCCGAGATCTCTACTCATTCTTTTCGCTATGGCAACACATTCAAAAAGAATGAGTAATGGAGTTTCCGTAGACTAGTCGCAGAAACGGCAGGAGTTGGTGGACCATATCCCGAGCCCTTGCAGATAGCTATGCAATCTGCATTGACCTGTGAGAATGCCAGGCGTACCCTCATAGTTTGGTAAGAGCTTATGTCACGTAACCGTGGCTCCTCGCTTCTAAACCCCTCATTGATAGTATGTTGTTTGAGCAAGCAAGGTAAAACCTCATTAATTTCGTGGCGGCAGCCTCTCTTTCCCATGCGTCCGCTACTTGGTTCCCAGTATACTCCTGTGTCCTAGACCCCTTGTACGCCTGATGCGTTTATGTGTGGGTGAATTTAATTTATCGATGCATTAAAGGACTAATGAGGACTGTTTTGGACGGGTTTAAAGTCAGCACACCAGCACACCATCTTTATTTCAGGTTTACAGGTATTTGCATTCCATCGCAAAGGGTATTCTTGAACCTTCCCCTTGCTATGATTATGTTGTTAGTCGACAGGTGCAGTAAGTAATCGACTCTATTAAATTCCACATGAGAGATGATAGCACCGCCCCCTACGGGCACCCTTTACCCATTTCAAGTTGGATACTACTGTCCGGCATTGCGGTTTCAGCTATCCTTGTAAGTAGAAGGACCTGTATCCATTTGCAGATGGGTGTTTATGTAGTACGAATATTTACttcttattttaattatgtaagttatatattaaatttatacacGCTCAGTCGTTCCCATGGTatcataattttgttcacatggCGGTTGTTCGTAACAGCGATTGGAATCAAGACGGATATAGACAGTTCGGTTGCCCCTGCGCACGATAACTCGAgcaaacatttacatatataattcaATGACTCATGTCCTAGCTATTACCTTTGGCTACTGCGAACTAAACATCAACTAACACAATGTAACCCACAAAAAACACTACCGAAAATTTCCCCTTGATATCTATGTGCGTGCGAGACACATGTATGTTACCTCTGcacgtaataataataatgaatataacaataatattatgaagattattttttaaataaacatttggtatatttatatttatttcattaaaattccaataaacatgaa harbors:
- the LOC129249274 gene encoding uncharacterized protein LOC129249274, coding for MKHEKLRRYRVKQSVNLVELIRNRPRNQPYGFHRSSCSTRRNLRGRDNVIVDRRFRSSSLGHNQNQSFLPIHNQQEAKVFGRDSYSLTSTVCNSRKNSVGSICEECHQKINSPPNQEHTVPEPEAQATTLPCGFVNGLCRASTKDLNETKFCQGKNEDAKPSCINGTQFKCEKQCSDVCRKDFLVQPNKIQSSENDNNSPKLCQRSSAAFNFFDSNGSDEVFSINEVSATGNTPNNSHSTLQNQSNTLFIEHASSTEVLADEEAGGDGHHNNSVIEIEITLHSSNDNNSDEEVEGDEDEHMEFSE